The DNA sequence TCCCGCGAACGAGGGCATCGGTGATAGTAATGACGCGTTTTGTCGCGATAATGTCATGAACTCGTATAATATCAACTCCCTTTGATATCGAATAGGCGACAACGGCTTCCGTTCCCTCCAAACGCTCTTCCGGAGGTAGCCCTCCTAGAAGTTTGCCAATAAAACCCTTTCGAGATGGCCCGACCAATACCGGATAACCAAGCGATTTAAGCTCCGGCAAATTCCTGAGGAGTTCTAAATTCTGCTCTAAATCTTTTCCAAAACCAATTCCCGGATCGATCCAGATATGCTCTTTTTTAATTCCCGCCTGAAGACATGAATCGATGCGTGTTGATAGAAACTCCTTCACCTCGGCGACAACATTGTTATAGATGAGATCGTCCTGCATCGTTTTGGGAGTCCCTCTCATGTGCATCAAGCAAACCGGCACATTGAGCTTGGCAGCTAGAGGAAGCATTTCGGGATCGAAGGTAAGCGCACTGATATCGTTAATAATCTGAGCGCCTTTAGCCACAGCCTCACGAGCGACGTTTGCTTTATAAGTATCGATGGAGATAGGGGTAGGAATTTGTTTTGCGAGGGATTCGATGACAGGAATGACCCGCCGCATCTCCTCATCTGCGGAAAGAGGTTCCGCTCCCGGGCGTGAAGACTCACCACCGATATCAATCAAATCGGCGCCTTCTTCCGCCATTCGAAGGCCTTGCTCGATGGCAGCCTCGGAATCGAAGAATAAACCGCCGTCTGAGAAACTATCTGGTGTAACGTTAAGCACGCCCATTAATAGGGTGCGCTTTCCGATTGCGTTTAGAATATCAGCTAAACCGAGCATACTCGAAGTCAGAAGCCACCTCCGCACTCTCCCAATCGCTCTGCATCCACTGTATTACACGCCAGCCATCTTCGCTCAACGAAAACCCATGAGTCGCGATTGCTTCCTCGCGATTGCTCTTGAAGTGTTCCCGAAAAGACGGGGATTCGAAAAGCATTTGCGTAATGCGACGTAGCTGCCATTTATCCAGACTCGCTAAT is a window from the bacterium genome containing:
- the folP gene encoding dihydropteroate synthase, with amino-acid sequence MLGLADILNAIGKRTLLMGVLNVTPDSFSDGGLFFDSEAAIEQGLRMAEEGADLIDIGGESSRPGAEPLSADEEMRRVIPVIESLAKQIPTPISIDTYKANVAREAVAKGAQIINDISALTFDPEMLPLAAKLNVPVCLMHMRGTPKTMQDDLIYNNVVAEVKEFLSTRIDSCLQAGIKKEHIWIDPGIGFGKDLEQNLELLRNLPELKSLGYPVLVGPSRKGFIGKLLGGLPPEERLEGTEAVVAYSISKGVDIIRVHDIIATKRVITITDALVRGISQQIDSLQ